A genomic segment from Spinacia oleracea cultivar Varoflay chromosome 3, BTI_SOV_V1, whole genome shotgun sequence encodes:
- the LOC110800071 gene encoding nuclear transcription factor Y subunit C-2-like: MDSHWSLNHSDNKFSFVDTTTRYINQQQQQQQQQQQKQKPHIDSASGGAGGSSPLLQQQLRGFWQSQIQESKQDVDFRNHNLPLARIKKIMKSDDNVRMISADAPVLLSRACQMFIQDLSLRAWNSTQEGKRKTLQKTDISAALSTTDLFDFLVDILPREKPLISATMLPPVNSASSSLGVICDHQLSQHQGYSVGEGTGLTMGLQMHQLVQDQDDQLDGGCNNSSNYIHRGWPNYLSHHSAWPPP; this comes from the coding sequence atgGATTCCCATTGGTCCCTTAATCATTCTGATAACAAATTTTCATTCGTCGATACTACTACTCGGTATATCAatcagcaacagcaacagcaacagcaacagcaacagaaACAGAAACCCCATATTGATTCAGCATCAGGCGGGGCCGGGGGCAGTAGTCCCCTGCTGCAGCAGCAGCTCAGGGGATTCTGGCAGAGTCAGATACAGGAGAGCAAACAAGATGTTGATTTCAGAAACCACAACTTACCATTAGCAAGGATTAAAAAGATAATGAAATCAGACGATAATGTACGTATGATATCAGCTGATGCTCCAGTCCTACTGTCTCGAGCATGTCAAATGTTCATACAGGATTTATCCCTCAGGGCTTGGAATAGTACTCAAGAGGGTAAGAGAAAGACTCTACAGAAGACTGATATATCAGCTGCACTTTCTACAACTGACTTGTTCGATTTTTTGGTTGATATTTTGCCTAGAGAGAAGCCTCTTATCTCTGCCACTATGCTTCCACCCGTGAATTCAGCTTCTAGCAGCCTCGGCGTAATCTGTGATCATCAGCTTAGCCAGCATCAGGGTTATAGTGTAGGTGAGGGTACAGGGTTAACCATGGGGTTGCAGATGCATCAGCTAGTGCAAGATCAAGATGATCAGCTTGATGGAGGGTGTAATAATAGTAGTAATTATATCCATAGAGGTTGGCCTAATTACTTGTCTCATCACTCTGCTTGGCCTCCACCATAA